One window from the genome of Breoghania sp. L-A4 encodes:
- a CDS encoding BMP family ABC transporter substrate-binding protein, whose product MKSIVNLMGAAALAVMSSAAMAAEQPAVVYDMGGKFDKSFNESAYNGAEKYKVDTGTEYRDFEILNDSQREQGLRNFARRGMSPIVAIGFSYAQAVEKVAKEFPDTQFAIVDMVVDLPNVRSIVFKEHEGSYLVGMLAAMASKTGKVGFVGGMDIPLISKFACGYVQGVKATNPNAEVFQNMTGTTGAAWNDPVKGGELAMSQFNRGADVIYHAAGGTGIGVLQAAADAGKLGIGVDSNQNALHPGSVLTSMLKRVDVAVYTAFEDAAKGNWSAGIQVLGLAEGGVGWAFDDNNKDLITPEMKAAVESATADIVSGKIAVHDYMADKSCPM is encoded by the coding sequence ATGAAATCGATCGTGAACCTGATGGGCGCCGCGGCGCTCGCAGTGATGTCGTCGGCGGCCATGGCGGCGGAACAGCCTGCCGTCGTCTATGACATGGGCGGAAAATTCGACAAGTCGTTCAACGAGAGCGCCTACAACGGCGCGGAAAAATACAAGGTGGACACCGGTACCGAGTACCGCGACTTCGAGATCCTGAACGACAGCCAGCGTGAACAGGGACTGCGCAATTTTGCCCGCCGCGGCATGAGCCCGATCGTCGCGATCGGCTTCTCCTATGCGCAGGCCGTGGAAAAGGTCGCCAAGGAATTCCCCGACACGCAGTTCGCCATTGTCGACATGGTGGTCGACCTGCCGAACGTCCGCTCGATCGTCTTCAAGGAGCATGAAGGCTCCTATCTGGTCGGCATGCTCGCCGCCATGGCGTCGAAGACCGGCAAGGTCGGCTTTGTCGGCGGCATGGATATTCCGCTGATCAGCAAGTTCGCTTGCGGCTATGTGCAGGGCGTCAAGGCCACCAATCCGAATGCCGAAGTCTTCCAGAACATGACGGGCACCACGGGCGCTGCGTGGAATGATCCCGTCAAGGGCGGCGAACTCGCCATGTCGCAGTTCAACCGTGGCGCCGACGTGATCTATCACGCCGCCGGCGGCACCGGCATCGGTGTGCTGCAGGCCGCCGCCGACGCCGGAAAGCTCGGGATCGGCGTCGACAGCAACCAGAACGCGTTGCACCCCGGCTCCGTGCTGACCTCCATGCTCAAGCGCGTCGATGTCGCCGTCTACACGGCGTTCGAGGACGCGGCCAAGGGCAACTGGAGCGCCGGAATCCAGGTTCTCGGTCTCGCCGAGGGTGGTGTGGGCTGGGCGTTCGACGACAACAACAAGGACCTGATCACGCCCGAGATGAAGGCGGCGGTCGAGAGCGCCACCGCGGACATCGTCTCCGGCAAGATCGCGGTTCACGACTATATGGCGGACAAGTCCTGCCCGATGTGA
- a CDS encoding BMP family ABC transporter substrate-binding protein: protein MKTWALGLAALTAAIAFPANAAENDTAAFKPAIVYSVGGKADGSFNESAFAGVTRFTNETGIAVREFEILRDAQSLQALRNFAGRGHAPIVAIGFNQAGAVAEAAAGFPDVGFAIVDMIVDAPNVASYVFKEHEGAYVAGVLAAMASKSGTIGFVGGMDVPIIRRFLCGYRQGAAATNPAVKVIYNMTGDTPAAFADPARGAELALSQIGRGADVIIQAAGGTGIGVLQAAADKGVLGIGTDSNQNGLHPGQVLTSIRKRVDNAVYSSFQSAVAGDFKPGVRVLGVADGGMDWVLDDNNASLVTPAMKAAADTAVADISNGTIKVHDVVADGPCPLE from the coding sequence ATGAAAACCTGGGCTCTTGGGCTTGCCGCGCTGACAGCGGCGATCGCGTTTCCCGCCAATGCGGCGGAAAACGACACCGCGGCGTTCAAGCCCGCCATCGTCTATTCGGTCGGCGGCAAGGCCGACGGGTCTTTCAATGAGTCCGCTTTCGCCGGTGTCACGCGGTTCACCAATGAGACGGGCATTGCGGTGCGGGAGTTCGAAATCCTGCGCGACGCCCAAAGCCTTCAGGCTCTGCGCAACTTCGCCGGCCGCGGTCATGCGCCCATCGTCGCCATCGGCTTCAATCAGGCCGGCGCCGTGGCCGAGGCGGCCGCCGGCTTTCCCGATGTCGGCTTCGCCATTGTCGACATGATCGTCGATGCGCCGAATGTCGCTTCCTATGTGTTCAAGGAACACGAGGGCGCCTATGTCGCGGGCGTGCTGGCGGCCATGGCGTCGAAATCCGGCACCATCGGTTTTGTCGGCGGCATGGACGTTCCCATCATCCGCCGGTTCCTGTGCGGATACCGGCAGGGCGCCGCGGCGACAAACCCCGCCGTCAAGGTCATCTACAACATGACGGGCGACACACCGGCCGCCTTCGCCGATCCGGCGCGCGGCGCGGAACTCGCCTTGTCGCAAATCGGCCGCGGCGCGGACGTGATCATCCAGGCGGCGGGCGGCACCGGCATCGGCGTGCTGCAGGCGGCCGCCGACAAGGGCGTGCTCGGGATCGGAACCGATTCCAACCAGAACGGCCTGCATCCGGGTCAGGTTCTGACCTCCATCCGCAAGCGCGTCGACAATGCCGTCTACAGCAGTTTCCAATCCGCAGTGGCCGGCGACTTCAAGCCCGGGGTCCGCGTTCTGGGCGTCGCCGACGGCGGCATGGACTGGGTGCTTGACGACAACAACGCGTCGCTCGTCACACCCGCCATGAAGGCCGCCGCCGACACTGCGGTTGCGGATATTTCAAACGGCACGATCAAGGTGCATGATGTCGTCGCCGACGGCCCGTGTCCGTTGGAGTGA
- a CDS encoding ABC transporter ATP-binding protein, whose product MTPAIELIGIDKSFGAVRANRDIDLVVAKGTIHGIVGENGAGKSTLMSILYGFYQADRGQIRINGKPVVLNDSRAAIASGIGMVHQHFMLVDNFTVLENVVLGAEGGMTLARGMAHARKELQRLADDYDLKVDVDAEVGQLPVGAQQRVEILKALFRGAEILILDEPTGVLTPPEADHLFRILRVLREQGKTVLLITHKLREIMAATDTVSVMRRGAMVATHKTSETTPERLAELMVGRHVLLDIDKGPAHPGRPVLEVEGLTVRDTRGVTRVDDVSFTVRAGEIVGIAGVSGNGQSELLEAIAGIRRAVSGCIRVDGRDVTSDGDCDPARMRAAGVGHVPEDRHRMGLVNAFAEYENAVLGYQDDPKYGEGIFLDIDAMRDDAREKIEKYDIRPPSCLLRTASFSGGNQQKIVLAREIERDPVVLLVGQPTRGVDIGAIEFIHKRLIELRDAGKGILLVSVELDEIRMLSDKVLVMFDGRLVGERSADASERELGLMMAGIEQEAAE is encoded by the coding sequence ATGACACCGGCCATCGAGCTGATCGGCATCGACAAGAGCTTCGGCGCGGTGCGCGCCAATCGCGATATCGATCTGGTGGTCGCCAAGGGCACGATCCATGGCATTGTCGGCGAGAACGGCGCGGGCAAGTCGACGCTGATGTCGATCCTCTATGGCTTCTACCAGGCCGACCGGGGCCAGATCCGCATCAACGGCAAGCCGGTCGTTCTCAACGATTCTCGCGCCGCGATCGCCTCCGGCATCGGCATGGTCCATCAGCACTTCATGCTGGTGGACAATTTCACGGTGCTGGAAAATGTCGTCCTGGGGGCAGAGGGCGGCATGACGCTCGCCAGGGGAATGGCGCATGCCCGCAAGGAGCTGCAACGGCTTGCCGACGACTATGATCTGAAGGTCGATGTCGATGCCGAGGTGGGTCAGCTTCCCGTCGGCGCCCAGCAGCGGGTGGAGATCCTGAAAGCGCTGTTTCGCGGCGCCGAGATCCTGATTCTTGATGAGCCGACCGGCGTGCTGACCCCGCCGGAGGCGGATCATCTGTTCCGCATCCTCAGGGTGCTGCGCGAGCAGGGCAAGACCGTGCTGCTGATCACCCACAAGCTGCGCGAGATCATGGCGGCGACCGACACGGTCTCGGTGATGCGCCGCGGCGCCATGGTGGCGACGCACAAGACATCCGAAACGACCCCGGAACGGCTCGCCGAACTGATGGTCGGCCGTCACGTGTTGCTCGATATCGACAAGGGTCCCGCGCATCCCGGCCGTCCGGTGCTGGAAGTCGAGGGCCTGACCGTGCGCGACACACGCGGCGTCACGCGGGTCGATGATGTGTCGTTCACGGTGCGCGCGGGTGAGATCGTGGGCATCGCGGGCGTGTCCGGCAACGGCCAGTCGGAATTGCTCGAAGCGATCGCGGGCATTCGCCGAGCGGTGAGCGGCTGCATCCGTGTCGATGGCCGCGACGTCACCTCGGACGGTGACTGCGATCCCGCCCGCATGCGCGCCGCCGGCGTCGGGCATGTGCCCGAGGACCGCCACCGCATGGGGCTGGTGAACGCCTTCGCGGAATACGAGAACGCCGTGCTGGGCTATCAGGACGACCCGAAATACGGGGAAGGGATTTTTCTCGATATCGACGCGATGCGCGACGACGCGCGTGAAAAGATCGAGAAATACGATATCCGCCCGCCGAGCTGCCTGTTGCGGACCGCGAGCTTTTCGGGCGGCAACCAGCAGAAGATCGTGCTGGCGCGGGAAATCGAACGCGATCCCGTGGTGCTGCTGGTCGGCCAGCCGACGCGCGGGGTCGACATCGGCGCCATCGAATTCATTCACAAGCGGCTGATCGAGTTGCGCGACGCGGGCAAGGGCATCCTGCTCGTGTCCGTCGAGCTCGACGAGATCCGCATGCTTTCCGACAAGGTGCTGGTGATGTTCGACGGCCGTCTCGTGGGCGAGCGCTCGGCGGACGCCAGCGAACGCGAGCTCGGGCTGATGATGGCCGGCATCGAACAGGAGGCGGCCGAATGA
- a CDS encoding ABC transporter permease, with protein MIDGQLPRWVDYGLLPAINVAVAFLISGLVVLMIGENPLEAVRILLWGSLGFGEGVGFTLFYATNFMFTGLAVAVAFHAGLFNIGGEGQAYVGGLGVALACLTLDHYVPWWVTFPVAVAGGALFGAAWALIPAWLQAKRGSHIVITTIMFNFIAASLMVYLLVNVLAPAASMQPETRTFDTGGRLPLIRELWPSLDLGQAPLNLAFGLALAACFFVWVLIWRTKLGYAIRTFGANPTAAVYAGISPMRITVIAMLISGGLAGLMAINEVMGSQSRLLIEFTAGYGFVGIAVALMGRAHPVGILFASVLFGMLYQGGAELAFEKPAITRDMIIVIQGLVILFAGALEHMFRPTLANLFATIGRKPVPAAE; from the coding sequence ATGATCGACGGACAGTTGCCGCGATGGGTCGACTACGGCCTGTTGCCCGCGATCAACGTCGCCGTGGCGTTTCTCATCTCGGGCCTCGTCGTCCTGATGATCGGCGAGAACCCGCTCGAGGCGGTGAGGATTCTTCTCTGGGGATCTCTCGGCTTCGGCGAGGGCGTGGGGTTCACGCTGTTTTACGCCACCAACTTCATGTTCACCGGTCTAGCCGTGGCGGTGGCCTTTCATGCCGGACTGTTCAACATCGGCGGCGAGGGACAGGCCTATGTCGGCGGCCTCGGCGTCGCGCTGGCCTGCCTGACGCTCGACCATTATGTTCCATGGTGGGTGACCTTTCCCGTGGCGGTTGCCGGCGGCGCGCTGTTCGGCGCCGCATGGGCGCTGATCCCGGCCTGGCTGCAGGCCAAACGCGGCAGCCACATCGTCATCACCACGATCATGTTCAACTTCATTGCCGCGTCGCTGATGGTCTATCTGCTGGTCAACGTGCTCGCGCCGGCCGCCAGCATGCAGCCGGAAACCCGCACATTCGATACGGGAGGCCGGCTGCCCCTGATCCGCGAATTGTGGCCGTCACTCGATCTCGGTCAGGCGCCGCTCAACCTTGCCTTCGGTCTGGCGCTGGCGGCGTGCTTTTTTGTCTGGGTGCTGATCTGGCGTACCAAACTCGGCTATGCGATCCGCACCTTTGGCGCCAATCCCACCGCCGCCGTCTATGCCGGCATCTCGCCGATGCGCATCACGGTCATCGCCATGCTCATTTCCGGCGGATTGGCGGGGCTGATGGCGATCAACGAAGTGATGGGATCACAAAGCAGGCTTTTGATCGAGTTCACGGCGGGCTATGGCTTTGTCGGCATCGCGGTGGCGCTGATGGGGCGGGCTCACCCGGTCGGCATCCTCTTCGCCTCGGTGCTGTTCGGAATGCTGTATCAGGGCGGCGCCGAGCTGGCGTTCGAGAAGCCGGCCATCACCCGCGACATGATCATTGTCATCCAGGGACTGGTGATCCTGTTCGCGGGCGCGCTGGAGCATATGTTCCGCCCGACACTGGCGAACCTGTTCGCAACGATCGGGCGCAAGCCCGTGCCAGCGGCGGAGTGA
- a CDS encoding ABC transporter permease, producing MFETLILTLDSTIRLSTPLLFACLAGLYSERSGVFDIGLEGKMLAAAFAAGAAAGVTGNAWLGLFAAIAASVALALVHGFACITHRGNQIVSGVAINFLALGLTTLLGQTWFHQGGRTPSLSVDGRFQNIVFPGADALRDVPVLGLLYSELLSGHNILVYAAFLTVPLSWWILFRTRFGLRLRAVGENPAAVDTAGISVVWLRYRAVMCCGLLCGLAGSYLAIAQSAGFIRDMTAGKGFIALAALIFAKWKPVPAMFACLLFGFLDAVAIRLQGQSLPGIGQIPVQVFQALPYVLTVTLLAGFIGRAVPPKAGGVAYVKERT from the coding sequence ATGTTTGAAACCCTGATCCTCACGCTGGATTCCACCATCCGGCTGTCCACGCCGCTGCTGTTCGCGTGTCTTGCGGGCTTGTACTCCGAGCGGTCCGGGGTCTTCGACATCGGGCTTGAGGGAAAGATGCTGGCGGCGGCTTTCGCGGCGGGCGCGGCGGCCGGAGTTACAGGGAATGCCTGGCTGGGTCTTTTCGCAGCGATTGCCGCGTCCGTGGCGCTGGCTTTGGTGCACGGATTCGCCTGTATCACCCATCGCGGCAACCAGATCGTTTCGGGCGTCGCCATCAATTTTCTGGCGCTCGGCCTGACCACGCTTCTGGGCCAGACCTGGTTCCATCAAGGCGGGCGCACGCCGTCTCTGAGCGTTGACGGCCGCTTCCAGAACATCGTCTTCCCAGGCGCCGACGCCCTCCGCGATGTGCCGGTGCTGGGGCTGCTCTATTCCGAACTTCTCTCGGGGCACAACATCCTTGTCTACGCCGCCTTCCTCACGGTGCCGCTGTCGTGGTGGATTCTGTTCCGCACCCGCTTCGGCTTGCGTTTGCGCGCGGTGGGCGAGAACCCGGCGGCGGTCGACACGGCGGGCATCTCGGTGGTGTGGCTGCGCTACCGCGCGGTCATGTGCTGCGGTCTGCTGTGCGGCCTCGCCGGTTCCTACCTGGCGATTGCCCAGTCGGCCGGATTCATCCGCGACATGACCGCGGGTAAGGGCTTCATCGCCCTGGCGGCGCTGATCTTCGCCAAGTGGAAGCCGGTCCCGGCCATGTTCGCCTGCCTTCTGTTCGGGTTTCTCGATGCGGTCGCCATCCGCCTGCAGGGCCAGTCGCTGCCCGGCATCGGCCAGATCCCGGTGCAGGTCTTCCAAGCGCTTCCCTATGTCCTCACGGTCACCTTGCTGGCCGGATTCATCGGCCGCGCGGTGCCGCCCAAGGCGGGCGGCGTGGCCTACGTCAAGGAGCGCACATGA
- the cdd gene encoding cytidine deaminase: MSALEELFAAASAARARAHAPYSRFQVGAAIRCDDGLVHAGCNVENASYPEGWCAETTALGRMISEGGSRTIIEVLVMADGERLCTPCGGCRQRLSEFASPDTQVHIAGHEGLRKSFTLGELLPASFEFGDGS; the protein is encoded by the coding sequence ATGAGCGCGCTGGAAGAACTGTTTGCGGCGGCAAGCGCCGCGCGGGCGCGGGCGCATGCGCCTTATTCCCGGTTTCAAGTGGGCGCCGCCATCCGCTGCGACGACGGTTTGGTGCATGCGGGCTGCAACGTCGAGAACGCAAGCTATCCCGAGGGCTGGTGCGCGGAGACCACCGCCCTGGGCAGGATGATATCGGAAGGCGGCAGCCGGACGATCATCGAGGTTCTGGTGATGGCCGACGGCGAGCGCCTGTGTACGCCCTGCGGCGGGTGCCGCCAGCGGCTGTCGGAGTTCGCAAGTCCCGATACCCAAGTGCATATCGCCGGGCATGAGGGCCTGCGCAAGAGCTTCACGCTGGGCGAATTGTTGCCCGCGAGCTTCGAGTTTGGAGATGGTTCATGA
- a CDS encoding purine-nucleoside phosphorylase: MSGFGSQCAEMVRAARDGDYRVGLVLGSGLGTLADEVEDAARISYTHLPDFPVSSVSSHSSEVVAGRLAGQDVVVLSGRAHFYENGNAAVMRTPIEMLKELGCEIFLATNAAGSLRAEVTPGSPMLISDHINFSGVNPLIGEESDARFLDMSQAYDPGLRERLMRVAATNDMELAEGVYAWFSGPSFETPAEIRMARTLGADAVGMSTVPEVILARYLGMRVAAISTITNLAAGMQESLSHAETKEMGLVGVGRLKTLVRGLLADLDNPAFK, from the coding sequence ATGAGCGGTTTCGGCAGCCAGTGCGCCGAGATGGTGCGCGCCGCGCGCGACGGCGACTACCGCGTCGGCCTGGTGCTCGGCTCAGGACTGGGCACCCTGGCGGATGAGGTTGAGGACGCCGCACGCATTTCCTACACGCATCTGCCCGACTTTCCGGTCTCCAGCGTCTCCTCGCATTCCAGCGAGGTCGTCGCCGGCCGGCTTGCCGGTCAGGACGTGGTGGTGCTTTCGGGCCGCGCGCACTTCTATGAGAACGGCAACGCGGCGGTGATGCGCACGCCGATTGAAATGCTCAAGGAACTGGGCTGCGAGATCTTTCTCGCCACCAACGCGGCCGGCTCCCTGCGCGCCGAAGTGACGCCCGGATCGCCGATGCTGATCAGCGATCACATCAATTTCTCCGGCGTCAATCCGCTGATCGGAGAAGAAAGCGACGCGCGTTTTCTCGACATGAGCCAGGCCTATGACCCGGGTCTGCGCGAGCGCCTGATGCGCGTTGCGGCCACCAATGACATGGAACTGGCCGAGGGCGTCTACGCCTGGTTCTCCGGTCCGTCCTTTGAGACGCCGGCGGAAATCCGCATGGCGCGGACGCTCGGCGCGGACGCTGTCGGCATGTCGACGGTTCCCGAAGTGATCCTGGCGCGCTATCTCGGGATGCGGGTGGCGGCGATCTCGACAATTACCAATCTGGCCGCCGGCATGCAGGAAAGCCTGTCGCACGCGGAGACCAAGGAAATGGGTCTGGTCGGCGTGGGGCGGCTGAAAACGCTCGTGCGCGGCCTGCTGGCCGATCTGGACAACCCGGCGTTCAAGTAG
- the deoC gene encoding deoxyribose-phosphate aldolase codes for MADTDACVIAARALPLLDLTNLDDGCSAADIEVLCGRAVTPHGPVAAVCIWPRFVQQARSLLVGTGVRIATVVNFPEGGEDTAAVVAEARQALEDGADEIDLVMPYRAFLDSRKGYAETQIVRVKAAIPAPARLKVILETGILEDPDVIREASELAISAGADFIKTSTGKVAVNATPEAAKIMLETIADMDRNVGFKPAGGIRTVADAGVYLALADEILGADWVSPEHFRFGASGLLDALAMVLDGGDAVSAGKGTEPCCPRKSSGSSATARA; via the coding sequence ATGGCTGACACCGACGCCTGCGTGATCGCCGCGCGCGCTCTTCCGCTGCTCGATCTGACCAATCTCGACGACGGGTGCAGCGCCGCCGACATCGAGGTTCTGTGCGGTCGCGCGGTGACCCCGCACGGTCCCGTGGCGGCCGTCTGCATCTGGCCGCGCTTTGTCCAACAGGCCAGAAGCCTTCTCGTGGGCACCGGCGTGCGCATCGCAACGGTGGTGAATTTTCCGGAAGGCGGCGAGGACACGGCTGCCGTTGTCGCGGAAGCGCGTCAAGCGCTTGAGGATGGTGCGGACGAGATCGATCTGGTGATGCCCTATCGGGCCTTTCTCGACAGCCGCAAGGGCTATGCGGAGACACAGATTGTCCGCGTGAAGGCGGCCATTCCGGCGCCGGCGCGTCTGAAGGTGATTCTGGAGACCGGAATACTGGAGGATCCGGACGTGATCCGGGAAGCGTCCGAGCTGGCGATTTCGGCGGGCGCGGATTTCATCAAGACCTCCACGGGAAAGGTCGCCGTCAATGCGACGCCGGAAGCGGCGAAAATCATGCTCGAGACCATTGCCGACATGGATCGCAACGTCGGCTTCAAGCCGGCCGGCGGTATCCGCACGGTTGCCGATGCGGGTGTCTATCTGGCGCTTGCCGATGAGATTTTGGGCGCCGATTGGGTCAGTCCGGAGCATTTCCGCTTTGGCGCCAGCGGATTGCTCGATGCGCTCGCAATGGTACTGGATGGCGGCGACGCCGTGTCCGCCGGCAAGGGTACTGAGCCGTGCTGCCCCAGGAAATCATCCGGATCAAGCGCGACGGCAAGAGCCTGA